The Pseudomonadota bacterium DNA window GGCTGACGGCGGCTACGATGGGTGCCTTGATGGAGGCGCGCGGCCTACGGGTGACCAATATCAAGCTCGACCCGTACATCAATGTCGACCCCGGCACGATGTCTCCGTACCAGCACGGTGAAGTCTTCGTTACCGACGATGGCGCGGAGACGGACCTGGATCTCGGACACTACGAGCGTTTCACGAGCGCACAGATGAGTCGCGCCAACAACTTCACCACGGGTCGAATCTACGACGCCGTGATCGCCAAGGAGCGCAGGGGCGAGTACCTGGGGGCCACGATCCAGGTGATTCCGCACATCACGGACGAAATCAAGGCACGTGTGGTGGAGGTCGCTTCGGGGGTTGATGTGGCGATCGTCGAGATTGGAGGCACCGTTGGCGACATCGAGTCGCTGCCCTTCTTGGAGGCTGTGCGACAGCTCCGGATCGATCTCGGACCAACCAACTCCCTATGTATCCACGTAACGCTCGTGCCGTTCATAGCGGCAGCGGTCGAGCTCAAGAGCAAGCCGACGCAGCACTCGGTCAAGGAGCTGCTCGGTCTGGGCATTCAGCCGGAGATTCTGATTTGCCGCGTAGATCGCGAGTTGCCGCGTGACCTCAAGGCCAAGATCGCGCATTTCACCAACGTGCCGGTGCAGGCGGTGGTTGCCGCACGTGACGTCGGCTGTATCTACGATCTGCCGGTGATGCTGCACGAGGAGGGCCTCGACCAGCAGATCGTTGATCGCCTCAACATCTGGTCTCGGCAGCCCGACCTTAGCGTATGGCGCAGGGTGGCCGAGGGCTTGAAGAGCCCCAGCAAGGGAGCCGTATCGATCGCGCTGATAGGCAAGTACGTGCACCTGCGTGACGCGTACAAATCGCTGCACGAGGCGCTGGACCACGGCGGCCTGGCCAACGACCTGCGGGTGGAGGTGCACTACGTCGACAGCGAGGATCTGGAGGCAAGCAAGGACGCCGCGCGGGTCTTGCGTGCCTACGACGGGATTCTGGTGCCCGGCGGATTTGGCGATCGGGGCATGGAAGGCAAGGTTCGGGCGATCCAGTACGCGCGCGAGAACGGGGTTCCGTTTTTTGGGATCTGCCTGGGAATGCAGATGGCGGTGGTGGAGTTCGCTCGTCACGTCTGCGATATGCCGGGAGCCACGAGCGCGGAATGCGCGCTCGGGGGAGGTCCGCAGCTGGTCCACTTGATGCCCGATCAGCGTGGCATCGCACAAAAAGGGGCGACCATGCGGCTGGGCGCGTACCCATGCCAACTAGTCCCCGGATCACTTGCGTCCAAGATCTACGGCACGAGCCAGGTTAGCGAACGCCATCGGCACCGCTTCGAGATCAACAACGACTACCGCAAGCGGCTGCAGGAAGCGGGGATGCTGCTTTCCGGGCTCTCGCCGGACGGGGACCTGGTCGAGATGATCGAGCTGCCCGGCCACCCCTGCTTCATCGGCTGCCAGTTTCATCCGGAGTTCAAGTCCAAGGCCCACGAGCCGCACCCGATCTTCGTTCAATTCATCCGGGCCGCTCGTGGGCGCGCCGCGCTGCGTGCCCGCCGCGAGGGCCCCAAGGCGGCTGGGCTTACGAAGTCGACCAGCGTCCACTAGCCGTTCCTGTCCAGAATGGCGCCATAGCCGCTTTCGTCCTCGAAAAAAGTCCTCGCAATAGCGTTGCTATTCCTGCGGTTTTTTCTGCGGGCGCGCTGGCTCTGGCATCC harbors:
- a CDS encoding CTP synthase, with translation MNNHRTKYIFVTGGVVSSVGKGLTAATMGALMEARGLRVTNIKLDPYINVDPGTMSPYQHGEVFVTDDGAETDLDLGHYERFTSAQMSRANNFTTGRIYDAVIAKERRGEYLGATIQVIPHITDEIKARVVEVASGVDVAIVEIGGTVGDIESLPFLEAVRQLRIDLGPTNSLCIHVTLVPFIAAAVELKSKPTQHSVKELLGLGIQPEILICRVDRELPRDLKAKIAHFTNVPVQAVVAARDVGCIYDLPVMLHEEGLDQQIVDRLNIWSRQPDLSVWRRVAEGLKSPSKGAVSIALIGKYVHLRDAYKSLHEALDHGGLANDLRVEVHYVDSEDLEASKDAARVLRAYDGILVPGGFGDRGMEGKVRAIQYARENGVPFFGICLGMQMAVVEFARHVCDMPGATSAECALGGGPQLVHLMPDQRGIAQKGATMRLGAYPCQLVPGSLASKIYGTSQVSERHRHRFEINNDYRKRLQEAGMLLSGLSPDGDLVEMIELPGHPCFIGCQFHPEFKSKAHEPHPIFVQFIRAARGRAALRARREGPKAAGLTKSTSVH